The Ooceraea biroi isolate clonal line C1 chromosome 11, Obir_v5.4, whole genome shotgun sequence genome includes a region encoding these proteins:
- the LOC113562946 gene encoding uncharacterized protein LOC113562946, with protein MRLFDCSLCLTTLNRRRSSRRRSCDTTDPLVMTKRPATRRRRRYRRPESSQGVTSSRSSTRFLNVMRTLGMRTSSTKLETPKSRKLLADEVRSRRVGIPGTLNGVHLRGRRKHSVETSVGNDTGQEGADLAGRRTGELEREYHEHLEALKFLIDPPPCFRNTETQQNFENKLNSLDLRLMNTVAIPNEIPMANGYRDASMRGLNRFCRSWGSIRENGVPKDLGRSYVDTLDRTMIDLFARAPILKSRQGEQVPARENKTVRFKDEVERTETCVGQGLRREGEGCEAEGVGTDNRVKMEILKEGPDVRRDVVGTPQGSSNVPDVETRNGR; from the coding sequence ATGAGGCTCTTTGACTGTAGCCTGTGCTTGACGACGCTGAACCGGCGGCGCTCGTCGCGACGCCGAAGCTGCGACACGACAGATCCGCTGGTGATGACGAAAAGACCGGctactcgtcgtcgtcgacgttaTCGGCGCCCGGAATCCTCGCAGGGGGTCACCTCATCGCGATCCAGCACCCGATTTCTGAACGTGATGCGTACTCTCGGCATGAGAACGAGTAGCACAAAGTTGGAGACACCGAAATCGAGGAAGCTACTCGCCGACGAGGTCAGATCGCGACGCGTGGGAATCCCGGGGACGCTTAATGGGGTTCACCTGAGGGGAAGGCGGAAGCACTCCGTGGAAACGTCGGTAGGCAACGACACTGGACAGGAAGGAGCCGATCTTGCCGGAAGAAGAACCGGCGAGCTCGAGCGTGAATACCACGAGCACCTGGAAGCGCTCAAATTCCTCATCGACCCGCCGCCGTGTTTCCGCAACACGGAGACCCAGCAGAACTTTGAGAACAAGCTGAACAGCCTGGATCTCAGACTGATGAACACCGTGGCGATTCCCAATGAAATTCCCATGGCGAACGGGTATCGAGACGCCTCAATGAGAGGTCTCAACAGATTCTGCCGGAGTTGGGGCTCCATTCGCGAGAACGGTGTCCCGAAAGATCTCGGAAGATCCTACGTGGACACTCTGGACCGCACGATGATCGATCTGTTCGCCAGAGCGCCGATCTTGAAGAGCAGGCAGGGCGAACAGGTGCCCGCGCGTGAGAACAAAACCGTTCGCTTCAAGGATGAGGTTGAACGCACGGAAACCTGTGTCGGACAAGGATTGAGACGCGAGGGTGAGGGTTGCGAGGCCGAGGGGGTGGGAACAGATAATCGTGTAAAGATGGAAATCCTGAAAGAGGGACCGGACGTACGTCGGGATGTTGTTGGAACACCGCAGGGCAGTTCGAACGTGCCCGATGTCGAGACGAGGAACGGTAGGTGA